In Aureibaculum algae, the following are encoded in one genomic region:
- a CDS encoding Gfo/Idh/MocA family protein, with translation MNSRRNFIKKTAIIGAGISVLPNMTYGFSLKKDKLKVALIGVGLRGTNHLNNLLQREDVIVTAICDIDPNRIKIAEEQIKKHNHPKVKVFGKNDNDYKNLLDLKEVDAVIIATPWLWHTRMAVDAMKAGKYTGVEVSAANTMEECWDLVNTHEQTGSHLMILENVNYRRDVLAVLNMVKQNVFGEMVHFRCGYQHDLRFVMLNDGKSAYGKGVEFGDKGISEAAWRTQHSVLRNADVYPTHGVGPIAVMCDVNRGNRLVSLTSHATKSRGMHNYIVENGGENHPNAKVNFKMGDVITSTIETANGETIIVTHDVHLPRPYSLGFRVQGTKGLWEKDGDRIYIEGQAKTPHAWDDSKEWLEKYDHPLWKKYGEHALGAGHGGMDFFVINSFIESAKENIAPPMDAYDAAAWSAITPLSELSIENNGEPQDFPDFTRGNWIKRKPYNWIKDTY, from the coding sequence ATGAATTCAAGAAGAAACTTTATCAAAAAAACAGCCATAATTGGTGCCGGAATTTCAGTATTACCAAATATGACATATGGTTTTAGTCTTAAAAAAGACAAACTAAAAGTTGCATTAATAGGTGTTGGACTGAGAGGTACCAATCACTTAAATAATTTGCTGCAACGAGAAGATGTTATAGTTACGGCTATATGTGATATAGACCCCAATAGAATAAAAATTGCGGAAGAGCAGATAAAGAAACATAACCATCCAAAAGTGAAAGTTTTTGGAAAAAATGATAATGATTATAAAAATTTACTGGACTTAAAAGAAGTTGATGCAGTGATTATTGCGACCCCTTGGTTATGGCATACACGCATGGCAGTTGATGCTATGAAAGCTGGTAAGTATACAGGAGTAGAAGTGTCAGCAGCCAACACAATGGAAGAATGTTGGGATTTGGTAAACACCCATGAGCAAACAGGCTCGCATTTAATGATTTTAGAAAATGTAAACTATCGTAGAGATGTTTTAGCAGTACTCAATATGGTGAAGCAAAATGTCTTTGGTGAAATGGTCCATTTTAGATGTGGTTATCAACATGACTTACGTTTTGTAATGCTAAATGATGGGAAATCTGCTTATGGTAAAGGGGTAGAGTTTGGAGATAAAGGAATTTCAGAAGCGGCTTGGAGAACACAACATTCTGTATTAAGAAATGCAGACGTATATCCTACACATGGTGTTGGTCCAATAGCAGTTATGTGTGATGTTAATAGAGGAAATCGACTTGTTTCATTGACTTCTCATGCTACCAAAAGTAGAGGGATGCATAATTATATAGTTGAGAATGGAGGAGAAAATCACCCGAATGCAAAAGTGAATTTTAAAATGGGAGATGTTATAACATCAACCATAGAAACTGCAAATGGTGAAACCATAATTGTAACACATGATGTACACTTACCAAGACCCTATTCATTAGGGTTTAGAGTTCAAGGAACAAAAGGTCTTTGGGAAAAAGATGGAGACAGAATCTATATAGAAGGACAGGCAAAAACACCTCATGCTTGGGATGATTCAAAAGAATGGTTAGAAAAATATGACCATCCACTATGGAAAAAATATGGTGAACATGCCTTAGGTGCTGGTCATGGCGGTATGGATTTTTTTGTAATCAATTCATTTATTGAATCTGCAAAAGAAAATATTGCACCTCCAATGGATGCTTATGATGCTGCAGCGTGGAGTGCTATTACACCACTTTCAGAATTGTCTATTGAAAATAATGGAGAGCCACAAGATTTTCCTGATTTTACGAGAGGAAATTGGATTAAAAGAAAACCATATAACTGGATTAAAGATACTTATTAA